From Dermochelys coriacea isolate rDerCor1 chromosome 9, rDerCor1.pri.v4, whole genome shotgun sequence, one genomic window encodes:
- the GAL3ST2 gene encoding galactose-3-O-sulfotransferase 2, producing MNGNVIFSYRVWGFSTKHLRPSHPQMNVMFLKTHKTASSTIMNILFWFAERHNLILALLAGQNYHLGYPHRFMAQFVEGFKTIGQSYNIMCNHMRFNLQEVQKVMPTTTTYFSILRNPVSLMESSYAYNKFFTPAFRRSEDVNEFLASPWTYYNMSEYTNNIHARNYMWFDFGYDNNAMDTEDYVQSVIVEIEQGFQLILLTDYFDESMVLLKDTLGWELDDVVYFKLNSRSQDTIESMTPESKEKVKEWCSLDWKLYQHFNRTSWRRIQETIGLEKLNQEMNLLRMRQKELMELCLLDPVPIDKIKIKDKKLQPFQSGYANILGYNLKEDMANETLRTFLRLIIPELQYMLYLYAHQFPEKRRKSTTFPLWQR from the exons ATGAACGGAAATGTCATCTT TTCATATAGAGTGTGGGGGTTTTCCACCAAGCACCTGAGACCCAGTCACCCCCAGATGAACGTGATGTTTCTCAAGACCCACAAAACTGCCAGCAGCACCATCATGAATATCCTATTCTGGTTTGCAGAGAGGCATAATCTGATCCTAGCCCTTTTGGCTGGCCAGAACTACCACCTGGGCTATCCTCATCGCTTCATGGCCCAGTTTGTAGAGGGATTTAAAACCATCGGACAAAGTTACAACATCATGTGTAACCACATGAGATTTAACCTCCAAGAG GTCCAAAAAGTAATgccaaccaccaccacctactTTTCCATCCTGAGAAACCCAGTTTCACTAATGGAGTCCTCCTATGCCTATAATAAATTTTTTACACCAGCATTTAGAAGGTCAGAGGATGTGAATGAGTTTCTGGCATCTCCATGGACATATTACAATATGAGTGAATACACAAATAACATTCATGCGAGGAACTACATGTGGTTTGACTTTGGCTATGACAACAACGCAATGGACACTGAGGACTATGTTCAGAGTGTCATAGTGGAGATCGAACAGGGTTTTCAGCTGATACTGCTAACTGATTACTTTGATGAGTCCATGGTCCTGCTGAAGGACACTTTGGGCTGGGAGCTGGATGATGTGGTTTACTTCAAGCTGAATTCCCGAAGCCAGGACACTATCGAGAGCATGACCCCTGAGAGCaaggaaaaggtaaaagaatgGTGCTCATTGGACTGGAAGCTCTACCAACACTTCAACAGGACCTCCTGGAGGAGAATTCAGGAGACAATAGGGCTAGAAAAATTGAATCAGGAGATGAATCTCCTGAGAATGAGACAAAAGGAACTTATGGAGCTGTGTCTCTTGGATCCAGTGCCGATAGATAAGATCAAGATCAAAGACAAAAAACTTCAGCCCTTCCAGTCAGGGTATGCAAATATTCTGGGCTATAATCTTAAAGAAGACATGGCTAATGAGACTCTGAGAACCTTCCTGAGACTGATCATACCTGAGCTTCAGTATATGTTATATCTGTATGCTCATCAGTTtccagagaagaggaggaagagcacAACTTTTCCCTTGTGGCAGAGGTGA